One genomic segment of Salminus brasiliensis chromosome 6, fSalBra1.hap2, whole genome shotgun sequence includes these proteins:
- the tuba5 gene encoding tubulin alpha 5 isoform X1, whose translation MRECISIHVGQAGVQIGNACWELYCLEHGIQPDGNMPSGRTIGGGDDSFNTFFSETGSGKHVPRAVFVDLEPAVIDEVRSGTYKQLFHPEQLISGKEDAANNYARGHYTVGKEIIDVVLERVRKLTDQCTGLQGFLIFHSFGGGTGSGFTSLLMERLSVDYGKKSKLEFAIYPAPQVSTAVVEPYNSILTTHTTLEHSDCAFMVDNEAIYDICRRNLDIERPSYTNLNRLIGQIVSSITASLRFDGALNVDLTEFQTNLVPYPRIHFPLVTYSPIISAEKAYHEQLSVAEITSACFEPSNQMVKCDPRHGKYMACCMLYRGDVVPKDVNAAIANIKTKRSIQFVDWCPTGFKVGINYQPPTVVPGGDLAKVQRAVCMLSNTTAIAEAWARLDHKFDLMYAKRAFVHWYVGEGMEEGEFSEAREDLAALEKDYEEVGTDSVEDEEEGEEY comes from the exons ATG cGTGAGTGCATCTCCATCCACGTGGGTCAGGCTGGTGTGCAGATTGGCAATGCATGCTGGGAGTTGTACTGCCTGGAGCATGGTATCCAACCTGATGGCAATATGCCAAGCGGCAGGACCATTGGTGGTGGGGACGACTCCTTTAACACTTTCTTCAGCGAGACTGGCTCTGGAAAGCATGTACCACGAGCTGTGTTCGTGGATCTGGAGCCGGCCGTCATTG ACGAGGTGAGGTCTGGCACATACAAGCAGCTCTTCCATCCAGAGCAGCTCATCTCTGGGAAGGAGGATGCGGCCAATAACTACGCCCGTGGCCATTACACTGTTGGCAAGGAGATCATTGATGTGGTCCTGGAGCGTGTCCGCAAActg ACTGACCAGTGCACAGGTCTCCAGGGCTTCCTGATCTTCCACAGTTTTGGCGGAGGCACAGGCTCTGGCTTCACCTCCCTGCTGATGGAACGTCTGTCTGTTGACTATGGCAAGAAATCCAAGCTGGAGTTCGCCATCTACCCTGCACCACAAGTCTCTACGGCTGTGGTTGAGCCTTACAACTCAATCTTGACCACCCACACCACTCTGGAGCACTCTGATTGTGCCTTCATGGTCGACAACGAGGCCATCTACGACATCTGCCGCAGAAACCTCGACATTGAGCGTCCCTCCTACACCAACCTCAACCGGCTTATCGGCCAGATTGTGTCCTCGATTACCGCCTCTCTGCGCTTCGATGGTGCTCTGAACGTTGATCTTACAGAGTTCCAGACCAACCTGGTGCCTTATCCTAGAATCCATTTCCCCCTGGTTACCTACTCACCAATCATCTCTGCCGAGAAGGCTTATCACGAGCAGCTGTCTGTTGCTGAGATCACCAGCGCTTGCTTTGAGCCGTCCAATCAGATGGTGAAGTGTGATCCTCGCCATGGCAAGTACATGGCCTGCTGCATGCTGTACCGTGGTGATGTTGTACCCAAAGATGTGAATGCTGCCATTGCCAACATCAAGACCAAACGCTCCATCCagtttgtggactggtgtcccACTGGTTTCAAG GTTGGCATCAACTACCAGCCTCCTACAGTGGTTCCTGGTGGAGACCTGGCCAAGGTGCAGAGAGCTGTGTGCATGCTGAGCAACACCACAGCCATCGCTGAGGCCTGGGCCCGCCTGGACCACAAGTTTGACTTGATGTACGCCAAGCGGGCCTTCGTGCACTGGTATGTGGGCGAGGGCATGGAGGAGGGGGAGTTCTCTGAGGCCAGAGAGGATCTCGCAGCCCTGGAGAAAGATTACGAAGAGGTTGGCACTGATTCGGttgaagatgaggaggagggagaggagtaTTGA
- the tuba5 gene encoding tubulin alpha 5 isoform X2: MVVITAVIGLQRECISIHVGQAGIQTGNACWELFCLEHGVGPDGVMQDVASLPNSRQDPFNTFFNTGSSGRHVPRAIFVDLEPTVVDEVRSGTYKQLFHPEQLISGKEDAANNYARGHYTVGKEIIDVVLERVRKLTDQCTGLQGFLIFHSFGGGTGSGFTSLLMERLSVDYGKKSKLEFAIYPAPQVSTAVVEPYNSILTTHTTLEHSDCAFMVDNEAIYDICRRNLDIERPSYTNLNRLIGQIVSSITASLRFDGALNVDLTEFQTNLVPYPRIHFPLVTYSPIISAEKAYHEQLSVAEITSACFEPSNQMVKCDPRHGKYMACCMLYRGDVVPKDVNAAIANIKTKRSIQFVDWCPTGFKVGINYQPPTVVPGGDLAKVQRAVCMLSNTTAIAEAWARLDHKFDLMYAKRAFVHWYVGEGMEEGEFSEAREDLAALEKDYEEVGTDSVEDEEEGEEY; encoded by the exons ATGGTTGTGATTACTGCTGTTATTGGCCTACAGAGAGAGTGCATCTCAATCCATGTGGGCCAAGCTGGCATTCAGACTGGCAATGCATGTTGGGAGCTCTTCTGTCTGGAGCATGGCGTGGGGCCTGACGGTGTGATGCAGGATGTGGCTTCACTGCCCAACTCCCGTCAGGACCCCTTCAACACCTTCTTCAACACAGGCAGCTCTGGCCGCCACGTACCTAGGGCCATATTTGTGGATCTGGAGCCCACCGTGGTGG ACGAGGTGAGGTCTGGCACATACAAGCAGCTCTTCCATCCAGAGCAGCTCATCTCTGGGAAGGAGGATGCGGCCAATAACTACGCCCGTGGCCATTACACTGTTGGCAAGGAGATCATTGATGTGGTCCTGGAGCGTGTCCGCAAActg ACTGACCAGTGCACAGGTCTCCAGGGCTTCCTGATCTTCCACAGTTTTGGCGGAGGCACAGGCTCTGGCTTCACCTCCCTGCTGATGGAACGTCTGTCTGTTGACTATGGCAAGAAATCCAAGCTGGAGTTCGCCATCTACCCTGCACCACAAGTCTCTACGGCTGTGGTTGAGCCTTACAACTCAATCTTGACCACCCACACCACTCTGGAGCACTCTGATTGTGCCTTCATGGTCGACAACGAGGCCATCTACGACATCTGCCGCAGAAACCTCGACATTGAGCGTCCCTCCTACACCAACCTCAACCGGCTTATCGGCCAGATTGTGTCCTCGATTACCGCCTCTCTGCGCTTCGATGGTGCTCTGAACGTTGATCTTACAGAGTTCCAGACCAACCTGGTGCCTTATCCTAGAATCCATTTCCCCCTGGTTACCTACTCACCAATCATCTCTGCCGAGAAGGCTTATCACGAGCAGCTGTCTGTTGCTGAGATCACCAGCGCTTGCTTTGAGCCGTCCAATCAGATGGTGAAGTGTGATCCTCGCCATGGCAAGTACATGGCCTGCTGCATGCTGTACCGTGGTGATGTTGTACCCAAAGATGTGAATGCTGCCATTGCCAACATCAAGACCAAACGCTCCATCCagtttgtggactggtgtcccACTGGTTTCAAG GTTGGCATCAACTACCAGCCTCCTACAGTGGTTCCTGGTGGAGACCTGGCCAAGGTGCAGAGAGCTGTGTGCATGCTGAGCAACACCACAGCCATCGCTGAGGCCTGGGCCCGCCTGGACCACAAGTTTGACTTGATGTACGCCAAGCGGGCCTTCGTGCACTGGTATGTGGGCGAGGGCATGGAGGAGGGGGAGTTCTCTGAGGCCAGAGAGGATCTCGCAGCCCTGGAGAAAGATTACGAAGAGGTTGGCACTGATTCGGttgaagatgaggaggagggagaggagtaTTGA